In Caldisericia bacterium, one genomic interval encodes:
- the rpsC gene encoding 30S ribosomal protein S3, which yields MGQKVNPYGFRLGVTKEWKAFWYAPKKEIPNILFEDLMIRNKIDSLGREVAVASVEIYRKGDQVRVVIFTARPGVLIGKGGSNIERLKSELQEIVGDKKLDVKVVEVKKPELSAKLQAEFIVDRIEKRASYKRAMKQTIARTMKGGAKGIKVQCSGRLDGAEIARTEWFKEGRVPLQTLTADIDYAYIPAKTKFGVIGVKVWIYRGDLPVRRFRKEQVEV from the coding sequence ATGGGTCAGAAAGTTAACCCCTATGGTTTTAGACTTGGAGTAACCAAAGAGTGGAAAGCTTTCTGGTATGCTCCCAAGAAAGAGATTCCAAATATACTCTTTGAAGATTTGATGATAAGGAATAAAATAGACAGTCTTGGAAGGGAAGTTGCAGTTGCATCTGTTGAGATTTACAGAAAAGGTGACCAGGTGAGAGTTGTTATATTTACCGCAAGACCAGGTGTTCTCATAGGGAAAGGTGGATCCAACATTGAAAGACTTAAAAGTGAACTTCAGGAGATTGTTGGAGATAAAAAGTTGGATGTGAAAGTTGTGGAGGTCAAAAAACCTGAACTCTCTGCAAAACTTCAGGCAGAATTTATTGTTGACAGAATTGAAAAGAGAGCGTCTTACAAGAGAGCAATGAAACAGACCATAGCCAGAACAATGAAAGGCGGAGCTAAAGGTATAAAGGTTCAGTGCTCGGGAAGACTTGATGGTGCAGAAATTGCAAGAACTGAGTGGTTCAAGGAAGGGAGAGTTCCTCTTCAGACACTTACAGCAGATATAGACTATGCTTATATACCAGCAAAGACAAAGTTTGGAGTTATTGGAGTAAAGGTGTGGATCTACAGAGGAGACCTTCCTGTTAGAAGGTTCAGGAAAGAGCAGGTGGAGGTGTAG
- the rpmC gene encoding 50S ribosomal protein L29, which produces MKARELRELSIDELERKLEELRRELFNLRFQQATHQLKNPVRIRFVRRDIARILTILKEKERVS; this is translated from the coding sequence ATGAAGGCAAGAGAATTAAGAGAACTTTCAATAGATGAATTGGAAAGAAAACTGGAGGAATTGAGGAGAGAACTGTTCAACCTCAGATTTCAGCAGGCAACTCATCAGTTAAAGAATCCTGTAAGAATTAGATTTGTAAGAAGAGATATTGCAAGAATCCTTACCATCCTTAAGGAGAAGGAGAGGGTGTCATGA
- the rplB gene encoding 50S ribosomal protein L2 — translation MGLRKVRPITPGQRHVVYPDFSDITKKEPEKSLVVGLKKKAGRNNQGKITVRHRGGGVKRLYRIIDFKRDKDGVPGKVASIEYDPNRSARIALIHYADGEKRYILAPLGLQVGDTILSGENVPIKPGNSMPIENIPVGTLIHNIELTPGKGGQIVRSAGAGAQIMSKEGKYAQVKLPSGEIRMINIKCRATIGQVGNLDHINVSLGKAGRKRHLGIRPTVRGSAMNPVDHPHGGGEGKAPIGHPSPLSPWGKPTLGKKTRKKKKPSTRFIVRRRK, via the coding sequence ATGGGACTAAGAAAGGTTAGACCAATAACCCCAGGGCAGAGACATGTAGTCTATCCAGATTTCAGCGATATAACAAAAAAGGAACCAGAGAAATCTCTTGTAGTTGGTTTAAAGAAGAAGGCAGGAAGAAACAACCAGGGAAAGATAACTGTAAGACATAGAGGCGGTGGAGTTAAAAGACTCTACAGAATTATTGATTTTAAGAGAGATAAAGATGGAGTACCCGGAAAAGTTGCAAGCATAGAGTACGACCCCAACAGATCAGCAAGGATTGCCCTTATTCATTATGCCGATGGAGAGAAAAGATACATCCTTGCTCCACTGGGACTTCAGGTTGGAGACACAATTCTTTCGGGAGAGAATGTTCCTATAAAACCAGGAAACAGTATGCCCATAGAAAATATACCAGTGGGAACTCTAATTCACAATATAGAGCTTACTCCTGGCAAGGGAGGTCAAATTGTTCGTTCTGCAGGAGCAGGAGCTCAGATTATGAGTAAAGAGGGAAAGTATGCCCAGGTGAAACTCCCTTCAGGAGAAATCAGAATGATAAACATAAAGTGCAGAGCCACAATTGGACAGGTTGGAAATCTTGACCATATTAATGTCTCCCTTGGAAAGGCAGGCAGAAAGAGACACCTTGGTATAAGACCAACAGTCAGAGGGTCTGCCATGAATCCGGTGGATCATCCACATGGAGGAGGAGAAGGAAAAGCTCCCATTGGACATCCATCACCTTTGTCTCCCTGGGGTAAACCAACTCTTGGTAAGAAGACCAGAAAGAAGAAGAAACCAAGCACCAGATTTATAGTCAGGAGGAGGAAGTAG
- the rplP gene encoding 50S ribosomal protein L16 — translation MLMPERVKWRKQHRRRTKGLAIKGSRLAFGEYGIKALEPGWITARQIEAARIPISQAAHKGGKMWIRIFPDKPVTKKPAETRMGGGKGDPEFWVAVVKPGRILFEIGGVSEELATHALRLAQSKLPIKTKIVKREV, via the coding sequence ATGCTTATGCCAGAGAGAGTTAAATGGAGAAAGCAGCATAGAAGAAGAACCAAAGGTTTAGCCATTAAGGGATCAAGGCTTGCCTTTGGAGAGTATGGAATAAAGGCTCTGGAGCCCGGATGGATAACTGCACGCCAGATAGAGGCAGCAAGAATTCCAATTTCTCAGGCAGCCCATAAGGGTGGAAAGATGTGGATAAGAATATTTCCCGATAAACCTGTAACAAAAAAACCAGCAGAGACAAGAATGGGTGGTGGAAAAGGAGATCCAGAGTTCTGGGTAGCTGTGGTTAAGCCTGGAAGGATTCTCTTTGAGATTGGTGGAGTGTCAGAGGAACTTGCCACTCACGCTTTAAGACTTGCTCAGAGCAAACTTCCCATAAAAACAAAGATAGTTAAAAGAGAGGTGTAA
- the rplW gene encoding 50S ribosomal protein L23 produces MFERVLIRPVVTEKSQELSKERKYVFLVYKNANKDMVKKAVEELFNVKVEKVNILKKYPKKRRSRAFFSHTPEGKKAIVTLKEGYSIDIMKGV; encoded by the coding sequence ATGTTTGAGAGAGTTTTGATTAGACCAGTAGTTACTGAGAAAAGTCAGGAACTTTCTAAAGAGAGAAAGTATGTTTTCTTAGTGTATAAGAATGCCAATAAGGATATGGTGAAAAAAGCTGTTGAGGAGTTGTTTAATGTGAAGGTTGAAAAGGTGAATATATTGAAAAAATACCCCAAGAAGAGAAGATCAAGGGCTTTCTTCTCCCATACTCCAGAGGGGAAGAAAGCCATTGTTACTCTGAAAGAGGGGTATTCCATAGATATTATGAAAGGAGTATAA
- the rplD gene encoding 50S ribosomal protein L4 → MSIPVYNLKGEVVGKEEIPRGFSIPPHYFSVFEDIRYVRNALRRGTASTKTRAEVRGGGRKPWRQKGTGRARHGSIRSPIWRGGGVVFGPKPRSFRIDIPKKVKKLAIRSSISDKIVNDKLFILKGVRFDKVSTKEAASLIGSLKISGSILFVFSDENGEVELSMRNLPKVKPLFWNKVNTYDVVKHENLVVTEEAYKNMKEVWGNV, encoded by the coding sequence ATGAGTATACCTGTATATAATTTAAAAGGTGAAGTAGTTGGTAAGGAGGAAATTCCGAGAGGTTTTTCAATTCCACCACATTACTTTTCCGTATTTGAAGATATAAGGTATGTAAGGAATGCTTTAAGAAGAGGAACGGCATCTACAAAAACCAGAGCAGAGGTCAGAGGTGGTGGAAGAAAACCATGGAGACAGAAAGGTACAGGAAGGGCAAGACACGGATCCATTCGTTCTCCCATCTGGAGAGGTGGTGGAGTTGTTTTTGGCCCAAAACCAAGGAGTTTCAGAATAGACATTCCAAAAAAGGTGAAGAAACTTGCAATAAGATCTTCAATCTCAGATAAGATTGTCAACGACAAACTCTTTATTCTCAAAGGAGTAAGATTTGATAAGGTAAGTACTAAGGAAGCAGCATCATTAATTGGGTCTCTCAAGATATCTGGTTCAATCCTCTTTGTGTTTTCCGATGAGAATGGAGAGGTTGAGCTTTCAATGAGAAATCTTCCAAAGGTGAAACCTCTCTTCTGGAACAAGGTTAATACATATGATGTGGTTAAGCACGAGAATCTTGTTGTGACAGAGGAAGCATATAAAAACATGAAAGAGGTGTGGGGCAATGTTTGA
- the rpsJ gene encoding 30S ribosomal protein S10: MKGTKNKVRIKLRSFDSRILDMSATLIVETLKKKGVEVAGPIPLPSERTVYTFLRAPNIDKDSREQLELRVHKRLIDILNPTPEATKALMDLDLPAGVDIEIKL, encoded by the coding sequence ATGAAAGGAACCAAGAACAAGGTAAGAATAAAATTAAGATCCTTTGATTCAAGAATCCTTGATATGTCAGCGACCCTTATAGTGGAAACTCTCAAGAAGAAGGGGGTAGAGGTTGCAGGACCTATCCCTCTTCCCTCTGAGAGGACTGTTTATACATTCCTAAGGGCACCAAATATTGATAAGGATTCCAGAGAACAGTTGGAACTCAGAGTTCATAAGAGACTTATAGATATCTTAAATCCTACACCAGAAGCAACTAAGGCTTTAATGGATCTTGATCTACCAGCAGGTGTGGATATAGAGATAAAACTCTAA
- the rplV gene encoding 50S ribosomal protein L22: protein MEVRAVSRFVRISPKKARRIANLVRGKDVKIALSMLKFIPSKTAVPIAKTIKSAAANAKNNYHMNENLLYISKIMVDQGPPMKRVKPRGMGRADVIRRPLSHITVYVEERKEEE, encoded by the coding sequence ATGGAAGTTAGAGCAGTGAGTAGATTTGTAAGAATATCTCCAAAGAAAGCAAGAAGAATAGCTAACCTTGTGAGAGGAAAGGATGTAAAGATTGCACTCTCCATGTTAAAGTTTATCCCTTCAAAGACTGCTGTTCCTATAGCAAAGACAATAAAATCTGCCGCAGCCAACGCTAAAAACAACTATCATATGAATGAGAATCTTCTCTATATAAGTAAGATAATGGTTGACCAGGGACCTCCCATGAAGAGGGTTAAACCTCGTGGAATGGGTAGAGCAGATGTTATTAGAAGACCTCTTTCACATATAACTGTTTATGTTGAAGAGAGAAAGGAGGAAGAGTAA
- the rplC gene encoding 50S ribosomal protein L3, with product MKGILARKLGMTQIFEDRKVIPITVLKAGPCKVVQKKTPEKDGYTAVQIGFEPAKEKRINKPLKGHFSKVGEYFKYLKEIRDFEKEVGEEITVEIFQKGERVDVQGISKGKGFQGVMKRHGMAGGNDSHGSMSHRRIGAIGNRLTPQRVFKGHRMPGRMGRETVTVKNLEVVFVDKERNLIGLKGAVPGPKGSVVVIRGE from the coding sequence ATGAAAGGAATTTTAGCAAGGAAACTGGGTATGACACAGATATTTGAGGATAGAAAGGTTATTCCTATAACAGTCCTTAAGGCAGGACCATGTAAAGTTGTTCAGAAGAAAACTCCTGAAAAAGATGGCTATACCGCTGTTCAGATAGGTTTTGAACCAGCCAAAGAAAAAAGAATAAATAAACCTCTTAAAGGACATTTCTCAAAGGTGGGAGAATACTTTAAGTATCTAAAAGAGATAAGAGATTTTGAGAAAGAGGTAGGAGAGGAGATTACTGTAGAGATATTCCAGAAAGGTGAGAGAGTAGATGTTCAGGGTATCTCCAAAGGAAAAGGATTTCAGGGAGTGATGAAGAGACATGGAATGGCTGGCGGAAATGACTCACACGGTTCAATGTCACATAGAAGAATAGGTGCTATTGGAAATAGGCTTACTCCTCAGAGAGTTTTCAAAGGACACAGAATGCCTGGTCGTATGGGAAGAGAAACAGTTACAGTGAAGAATCTTGAAGTTGTTTTTGTTGATAAAGAGAGGAATCTTATAGGACTTAAGGGTGCAGTTCCTGGTCCTAAAGGCTCTGTTGTTGTAATAAGGGGTGAGTAA
- the rpsQ gene encoding 30S ribosomal protein S17, translating to MKKRLIGEVISNKMQKTVVIKVERLVKHPLLKKYIKRHSKFYAHTDVPLEIGDIVEIEETRPLSKLKRWRVRRIVKSVPREETSEVKNDKTTDKT from the coding sequence ATGAAGAAGAGATTGATAGGCGAAGTTATATCAAACAAGATGCAGAAAACAGTGGTTATAAAGGTTGAGAGACTTGTAAAACATCCTCTTCTTAAGAAATACATTAAGAGACACTCAAAGTTCTATGCCCATACTGATGTGCCTCTTGAGATTGGAGATATAGTTGAGATAGAGGAAACAAGACCTTTAAGCAAACTCAAAAGATGGAGAGTTAGGAGAATAGTGAAAAGTGTTCCAAGAGAGGAAACTTCGGAGGTGAAAAATGATAAGACCACAGACAAGACTTAA
- the rpsS gene encoding 30S ribosomal protein S19, translating to MGRSKKKGPYVDEKLLKRIREMNEKGVKKIIKVWCRRSTITEEMVGHTIAVHNGKNHIPIYITKAMVGHKLGEFAFTRTFRSHNRPTERSTAPK from the coding sequence ATGGGAAGAAGCAAGAAAAAAGGACCCTATGTGGATGAGAAACTTTTGAAAAGAATAAGAGAGATGAATGAGAAGGGTGTGAAGAAGATAATAAAGGTGTGGTGCAGAAGATCCACCATTACTGAAGAGATGGTTGGACACACTATTGCAGTCCATAATGGAAAGAACCACATTCCCATTTACATAACAAAAGCGATGGTTGGACATAAACTTGGTGAATTCGCCTTTACAAGAACCTTCAGATCTCACAATAGACCAACTGAACGTTCAACGGCACCTAAATAG